Proteins from a single region of Runella sp. SP2:
- a CDS encoding NAD-dependent epimerase/dehydratase family protein: MSRQTNTVLVYKDKIQQLKGPIFVFGASGFIGANLFKDIYSVRQDVYALTHDATKAWRLKLLNVPFENIVHCDILSDHSVEEIFDKYKPRTIFNLAAYGAYSKQKNVNLIYETNVIGTVNILEKCTDETVYIHAGSSSEYGFNCSAPKETDPVKPNSHYAVSKVSAAYLIEFYAKVHQRKALNLRLYSIYGAWEEPDRLIPRLIEEARKDKYPPLVSPDISRDFVYVDDCVEAFIDAALKVNSSISGNSYNIGTGQKTTMRELVDTTRTAFQLTDAPVWGSMPNRGWDLAEWYGDPTAAERDLGWKAHTPLSEGLTKYRDWQVASNYEENVLPAFQNPKLNPVITAIIACYKDAQAIPFMYDRLVKTFNEMKVRYEIIFVNDASPDNQEEVINAICQRDPNVIGITHSRNFGSQSAFLSGMEISTGDAVVLMDGDLQDPPEIIPQFYEKWSTGFDVVYGVRVQREMKPHIHFFYKTFYKVFQNLSYVPIPRDAGDFSMIDRKVVKELVALPETEQFLRGLRAWVGFKQTGVDYVRPERMFGVSTNNWRKNIWWAKKAIFSFSFAPLELMSYAGFMLTGLSILGIFYQILAKYFFAPDTPQGFTTVIILIVLFGGLTLLGISFLGEYISKIFEETKKRPKFIRTKIQKGSKTFRTSEEIMTLVKQRKK, translated from the coding sequence ATGAGCAGACAAACTAATACCGTTTTGGTGTACAAAGACAAAATACAACAGCTCAAAGGCCCCATTTTTGTATTTGGGGCGAGTGGTTTCATCGGAGCCAACTTGTTCAAAGACATTTATAGCGTGCGTCAAGATGTGTATGCACTCACTCACGATGCCACCAAAGCTTGGCGCTTAAAGCTTTTGAATGTGCCGTTTGAAAACATCGTTCACTGCGATATTTTATCTGACCATTCGGTAGAAGAGATTTTTGACAAATACAAGCCGCGTACCATTTTCAACCTTGCTGCGTACGGAGCTTACAGTAAACAAAAAAACGTCAATCTCATTTATGAGACCAACGTCATCGGAACGGTAAATATTCTCGAAAAATGTACCGATGAAACCGTTTATATCCACGCAGGGAGTAGTTCTGAGTATGGTTTCAACTGCTCGGCACCCAAAGAAACTGACCCCGTAAAACCCAATAGTCATTATGCTGTTTCAAAAGTTTCGGCTGCTTATCTTATTGAGTTTTATGCAAAGGTTCACCAACGAAAAGCACTTAATTTACGCCTTTATTCCATTTATGGTGCCTGGGAAGAGCCTGATCGCTTAATTCCACGCTTGATTGAGGAAGCACGTAAAGATAAATACCCTCCGCTCGTTTCGCCCGATATTAGCCGCGATTTTGTCTATGTGGACGATTGCGTTGAGGCTTTTATTGACGCCGCGTTGAAAGTCAATTCGTCGATTTCAGGAAATTCGTACAACATCGGGACGGGTCAAAAAACGACCATGCGCGAATTGGTCGATACGACACGCACGGCCTTTCAACTGACCGACGCGCCCGTTTGGGGAAGTATGCCCAACCGTGGCTGGGACTTGGCCGAATGGTACGGCGACCCTACCGCCGCCGAGCGCGATTTGGGCTGGAAAGCACACACGCCACTCAGCGAAGGGTTGACCAAGTACCGCGACTGGCAAGTGGCAAGTAACTATGAAGAAAATGTACTTCCTGCTTTCCAAAACCCTAAGCTAAACCCCGTCATTACGGCTATCATTGCGTGTTACAAAGATGCCCAAGCGATTCCGTTTATGTACGACCGATTGGTGAAGACGTTCAATGAAATGAAGGTTCGTTACGAAATTATCTTTGTCAACGATGCTTCACCCGATAACCAAGAGGAAGTTATTAATGCCATTTGTCAACGTGACCCTAACGTGATTGGAATTACTCACTCGCGTAATTTTGGGTCGCAATCTGCCTTTTTGAGCGGCATGGAAATCTCCACGGGCGACGCGGTGGTGTTGATGGACGGTGATTTACAAGACCCGCCTGAGATTATCCCTCAGTTTTATGAAAAATGGAGCACAGGCTTCGATGTCGTTTATGGCGTGCGCGTGCAGCGGGAAATGAAACCCCATATTCATTTTTTCTATAAAACGTTTTACAAAGTATTCCAAAACCTAAGCTACGTTCCTATCCCACGCGATGCAGGCGACTTCTCGATGATTGACCGCAAGGTTGTCAAAGAACTCGTCGCATTACCTGAAACCGAACAGTTTTTACGCGGCTTACGGGCATGGGTTGGGTTCAAACAAACGGGCGTTGACTACGTTCGTCCTGAGCGAATGTTTGGGGTAAGTACCAACAACTGGCGGAAAAACATTTGGTGGGCTAAGAAAGCGATTTTTTCCTTTAGCTTCGCTCCACTCGAACTCATGAGTTACGCTGGTTTTATGCTCACGGGCTTGTCTATTCTTGGGATTTTCTATCAGATTTTAGCCAAATATTTCTTTGCCCCCGACACCCCTCAAGGGTTCACAACGGTCATTATTTTGATTGTACTTTTCGGAGGATTGACGCTCTTAGGAATCTCATTTTTAGGAGAATACATCAGCAAGATTTTTGAAGAAACGAAGAAGCGGCCTAAATTTATTCGTACCAAAATTCAAAAAGGGTCTAAGACGTTCCGTACTTCTGAGGAGATAATGACATTAGTGAAACAGCGAAAGAAGTAA
- a CDS encoding DUF86 domain-containing protein, which produces MKSDLLYLEHIQGCLLTIIEYTEEVSLEQFMQQRMIQDACIRQFEVMGEATKRVSMELREKYPSIKWKQMAGFRDRLIHDYLNVDLDLVWNASKYTSISLLIEIEEVLRVELNNEQTN; this is translated from the coding sequence ATGAAAAGTGATTTACTCTATCTTGAACACATTCAAGGATGTCTTCTAACAATCATTGAATACACAGAAGAAGTCAGTCTTGAACAGTTTATGCAGCAACGCATGATACAAGATGCTTGCATTAGGCAGTTTGAAGTAATGGGAGAAGCTACCAAGCGCGTTTCTATGGAATTGAGGGAAAAATACCCTTCAATTAAATGGAAACAAATGGCTGGTTTTAGGGATAGATTAATCCACGATTATCTAAATGTTGATTTAGATTTGGTATGGAACGCTTCCAAATACACTTCTATTTCGCTTTTGATTGAAATTGAGGAAGTATTGAGAGTTGAATTAAACAATGAGCAGACAAACTAA
- a CDS encoding nucleotidyltransferase family protein, translated as MTTQEQNTAIINYLMPYKPTKIGVFGSVARGENTNNSDLDLLINLGTPIDLFQFMEIWDDLEVLLNTKVDLVTENALKSSNQRVQKNINQDIVFIYEK; from the coding sequence ATGACGACCCAAGAACAAAATACTGCAATCATCAATTACTTAATGCCCTATAAACCGACTAAAATTGGGGTATTTGGTTCTGTGGCTCGTGGTGAAAATACAAATAATAGCGATTTAGACTTACTAATAAACCTAGGAACACCTATTGACTTGTTTCAATTCATGGAAATTTGGGATGACTTAGAAGTTCTTTTAAACACAAAAGTGGATTTAGTAACTGAAAATGCTTTAAAGTCGTCAAACCAACGCGTTCAAAAAAATATAAACCAAGATATTGTATTCATTTATGAAAAGTGA
- a CDS encoding transketolase, translated as MVETQALATDYLKLSGELRLKVLGLYKKANAGHIGCSLSCIDLLIGSLVHHKRPQDSFILSKGHAAAALYVTLNHLGEISDEILDTFYQDGTTLPAHPAPNKHAGIPFATGSLGHGLPIATGIAQANKLSENDGISFVLMSDGETNEGTTWEAAHYAIQKGLDNLIVLIDRNGLQGFGYTNEILGDSADAVKWRAIGFDVVEVNGHNPAELIEQIAALQTRKNGIPKVIIAHTIKGKGVSYMENRMEWHYLPMSDDLYATAVSDVQQTYLLS; from the coding sequence ATGGTCGAAACACAAGCTCTCGCAACAGATTATTTAAAACTCAGCGGCGAACTTCGTTTGAAGGTGTTGGGTCTATACAAAAAAGCCAATGCGGGCCATATCGGGTGCTCGTTGAGTTGTATTGACTTGCTCATTGGGTCGTTGGTTCATCACAAGCGTCCGCAAGATTCTTTTATTTTGTCCAAAGGCCACGCGGCAGCGGCTTTGTACGTGACGCTGAATCATTTGGGTGAAATTTCGGACGAAATCTTAGACACGTTTTATCAAGACGGCACTACCCTTCCAGCCCACCCTGCCCCTAACAAACATGCAGGCATTCCGTTTGCCACAGGTTCACTAGGTCACGGGCTTCCTATTGCCACAGGCATTGCACAAGCCAACAAACTTTCTGAAAATGATGGAATCTCCTTCGTTTTGATGTCGGATGGAGAAACCAACGAAGGAACCACTTGGGAAGCAGCGCATTATGCCATCCAAAAAGGATTAGATAACTTAATTGTACTGATTGATCGCAACGGTCTTCAAGGCTTTGGTTATACCAACGAAATTTTGGGCGATTCGGCCGATGCCGTCAAATGGCGCGCGATTGGTTTTGACGTAGTCGAAGTCAACGGCCATAATCCTGCCGAACTAATCGAACAAATCGCGGCGCTTCAAACCCGCAAAAATGGGATACCAAAAGTAATTATTGCGCATACCATTAAAGGTAAAGGGGTTTCGTACATGGAAAACCGCATGGAATGGCACTACTTGCCGATGAGTGACGATTTGTACGCTACGGCCGTCTCAGACGTACAACAAACCTATTTATTGTCATGA
- a CDS encoding glycosyltransferase family 39 protein, with amino-acid sequence MTFYQRHSTSSSSYSPFLLLVILVVALGLRLYHLDAHGIFFDEKSTMVVSQGIVLDGANQKDVFDKGKLVFTNEEFWHEKKIPDYYEAMTRSDIGNSPFYYFLLHHWMKVFGISDFSARMMSVLFSVLTVWLLFIFTSRFFQSERLAFTAAALAAIEPFFVAYSQQARNYSLTFFLTLLASYLFLRALEADNTNKPSLKWYAGYAITAFLGLYSHFLVASVLLAHGLYVLCCVRKLKSWIAFSFSGAFAVATLAWWFIYGGGQNTLFSLNHQTKVYLECALNRPYNNPYGIILPATFGNVVQKSIPMFSDLWVFTNGLTEHLAGKKNMILATLIGVLLMVTYHFSQKKHPFAQWLVIASVVILAASAALYQDYTLGFWSLSMALFMTYLAVQTLILRTKNFAKSYLWFLVIIGIIPTAFLIFNAVRSGHTYGLMQRYSGFSFPYVTILASIVLWQLWESKTTIKWVVSAILGIQLYFVIQTLQTIYADRSIKYNYRNTPREPNPHYAAAQKAKVLYQKGDTVFLPAPMAHFDNPMDRTYLPYSVVDAQYFNLYLPKDRIFVQKLDTVNVNKIRLKKADGQLIELIDLKGKRY; translated from the coding sequence ATGACATTCTATCAACGACATTCTACCTCTTCTAGTAGTTATAGCCCTTTTTTGCTTCTTGTCATTCTTGTAGTGGCGCTTGGCTTACGGCTTTATCACCTCGATGCCCACGGTATTTTTTTCGATGAAAAATCAACGATGGTGGTGAGTCAAGGGATTGTGCTTGACGGAGCCAATCAAAAAGATGTTTTTGACAAAGGGAAATTGGTCTTTACCAACGAAGAGTTTTGGCACGAAAAGAAAATTCCCGACTACTACGAAGCCATGACGCGCAGCGACATTGGCAATAGTCCGTTTTATTATTTTCTGCTCCATCATTGGATGAAGGTTTTCGGGATTTCGGATTTCTCAGCCCGAATGATGTCCGTCCTGTTTAGCGTCCTGACAGTCTGGCTATTGTTTATTTTCACCAGCCGCTTTTTTCAATCAGAGCGTTTGGCCTTCACCGCTGCTGCTTTGGCGGCCATTGAGCCTTTTTTTGTGGCTTACAGCCAGCAAGCGCGCAATTATTCCCTCACGTTTTTTCTTACGTTATTGGCTTCCTACTTATTTCTCCGTGCCTTGGAAGCTGACAACACCAACAAGCCTTCGTTAAAATGGTATGCTGGTTACGCAATCACAGCCTTTCTGGGATTGTATTCCCATTTTCTAGTGGCGTCGGTATTACTTGCTCATGGTTTGTACGTGCTTTGCTGCGTCCGTAAACTCAAGAGCTGGATTGCATTCAGTTTTTCGGGTGCTTTTGCCGTTGCAACTTTAGCGTGGTGGTTTATTTATGGTGGCGGGCAAAACACGCTTTTTAGCCTCAATCACCAGACCAAAGTGTATTTAGAATGTGCGCTCAACCGACCGTATAATAATCCATACGGCATTATTCTTCCTGCTACTTTTGGAAATGTAGTCCAGAAAAGTATCCCCATGTTTAGCGATTTATGGGTGTTTACGAATGGATTGACGGAGCATCTGGCAGGCAAAAAAAACATGATATTAGCAACGCTCATCGGTGTATTGCTGATGGTTACTTATCATTTTTCGCAGAAAAAACACCCGTTTGCTCAATGGTTGGTCATTGCCTCAGTGGTCATTCTTGCCGCAAGTGCAGCTTTATACCAAGACTATACGTTGGGTTTTTGGTCGCTATCGATGGCTTTGTTTATGACCTATTTGGCTGTTCAAACGTTGATTTTGCGAACAAAAAATTTCGCCAAAAGCTACCTTTGGTTTTTGGTTATTATTGGCATTATCCCTACCGCATTTTTGATTTTTAATGCCGTCCGAAGCGGTCATACCTATGGCCTGATGCAGCGCTATTCGGGTTTTTCGTTTCCTTACGTGACTATTTTAGCGAGTATTGTTTTGTGGCAATTGTGGGAGTCAAAAACGACGATTAAGTGGGTTGTCTCTGCCATTTTGGGTATTCAATTGTATTTTGTGATACAAACACTTCAAACAATTTACGCCGACCGTTCAATAAAATACAACTACCGAAACACTCCTCGCGAGCCCAACCCTCACTATGCCGCCGCGCAAAAAGCGAAAGTGCTTTATCAGAAGGGAGATACGGTATTTTTGCCGGCTCCCATGGCGCATTTTGATAACCCAATGGACCGCACTTATTTGCCATATTCGGTGGTCGATGCGCAATATTTTAACCTGTATCTACCAAAAGACCGTATCTTTGTGCAAAAGTTGGATACCGTCAACGTGAATAAGATACGATTGAAGAAAGCTGACGGGCAGCTAATTGAACTCATTGACTTGAAAGGAAAACGATACTAA
- a CDS encoding DUF4173 domain-containing protein encodes MKNPIIHWWIAVAFFSYLYYNQEQGYNTVVFTVILTALVLQTRPTLKTQTNWWKSAALQLLAAVGVAWHGLGWGSFLYVISFFVFVGFTMAPQSTVFGAWLNGILSSMVVELVGSFASIKAEIKELFAPLRQHYGRIKPSIYLMPLLITIGFYGLYCWANPAFWVDFSWAAFEIDFWLVGFVLMGLIGLCPLFFFGSGKLPFTESVYQEKVVRTKSSNHRAGIIALKYENRQGVILFFMLNLLIVIFLLFNVAQLLLPSLQQVKGFSQQVHEGFNALLVSIVSAMALIVYYFRANQNFYAQNRRLLQLAFVWIVLNAALGLFTCYKNSLYVVAFGLTFKRIGVYFALVMTFGGLVLTFIKIKWTKSTAYLVRQTMWVVYLTITFYCLFDWSRIITWYNLTYAQELDMDYIQTLGPTRLPLLQAKVLENDIRLAHYKHQIQSEIQTRKQVRWVFADWQSRNWDDEWLRKTLK; translated from the coding sequence ATGAAAAATCCAATTATACACTGGTGGATTGCCGTCGCGTTTTTTTCCTATTTATATTACAACCAAGAGCAAGGCTACAATACTGTCGTTTTTACAGTAATATTAACAGCACTGGTTTTACAAACACGCCCTACTCTGAAGACTCAAACAAACTGGTGGAAAAGTGCTGCGTTACAGTTGTTGGCCGCCGTTGGAGTAGCTTGGCACGGGCTTGGTTGGGGAAGTTTTTTGTACGTAATTTCTTTTTTTGTCTTTGTGGGCTTTACAATGGCTCCGCAAAGTACGGTCTTTGGTGCTTGGCTCAATGGGATTTTGAGCTCAATGGTGGTGGAGTTAGTTGGCTCTTTTGCTTCAATCAAGGCCGAAATAAAGGAGCTTTTTGCTCCGCTTCGACAGCATTATGGCCGAATAAAGCCTTCTATTTATCTTATGCCATTGTTGATAACAATCGGTTTTTATGGATTATACTGTTGGGCAAATCCCGCTTTTTGGGTTGATTTTTCGTGGGCAGCCTTTGAGATAGACTTTTGGTTGGTCGGGTTTGTACTGATGGGGTTGATTGGACTTTGTCCTCTTTTCTTTTTTGGAAGTGGCAAGTTGCCATTCACCGAATCGGTTTATCAAGAGAAAGTAGTACGGACAAAAAGCTCCAATCACCGTGCAGGAATCATTGCCCTAAAATACGAAAACCGACAGGGAGTTATCTTGTTTTTTATGCTCAATTTGCTCATTGTGATTTTTCTCCTCTTCAATGTGGCGCAGTTATTGCTTCCAAGTTTGCAGCAAGTCAAAGGGTTTTCGCAACAAGTTCACGAAGGTTTTAATGCCTTATTGGTGAGTATTGTGTCAGCGATGGCCCTGATTGTCTATTACTTTCGGGCTAACCAAAATTTTTATGCTCAAAATCGGCGTTTGTTGCAGTTGGCTTTTGTTTGGATTGTCCTCAACGCCGCCCTTGGGCTTTTTACTTGTTATAAAAACAGTTTGTATGTGGTGGCTTTTGGGTTAACTTTCAAGCGAATCGGTGTATATTTTGCCCTTGTAATGACCTTTGGCGGGCTGGTATTGACTTTCATTAAAATTAAATGGACAAAATCGACCGCCTATTTGGTTCGGCAAACAATGTGGGTGGTTTATCTAACAATTACCTTTTACTGCTTGTTTGACTGGAGTCGCATAATTACGTGGTACAATCTTACGTATGCGCAGGAACTTGACATGGACTATATTCAAACACTTGGGCCTACAAGATTGCCGTTGTTACAAGCCAAAGTTTTAGAAAATGATATTCGATTAGCACACTATAAACACCAAATACAGTCCGAAATTCAGACCCGCAAACAGGTACGGTGGGTCTTTGCTGATTGGCAATCGCGCAATTGGGACGACGAATGGCTCAGAAAAACATTGAAATAA